In Lodderomyces elongisporus chromosome 1, complete sequence, a genomic segment contains:
- the LEM3 gene encoding alkylphosphocholine resistance protein lem3, with protein MSTYNTTEPVAGLANNSIDGEDRDIHQTQNQTQNHAVFDDQPDDRYEYSDSASEDEALDKPKEKTRRPADNAFRQQRMKAYNPVFTAKTVIPVLIGIAIIFVPLGAAMWYASYKIQEITIDYSQCENLANENYWTDIPQNYTSFDYRKSFNDYQPSYSWKLSTDNSQQFEDERRVCQIQFQVLQRMKGPIYLYYRLHNFHANHRRFVKSFSEDQLNGKVASLDDIKNTVGQNCQPLSDVDGVRIYPCGLIANSLFNDTYSTAFEAVNGTSSSKTLELTVKGTNWATDKNRFKKTKYNHTQIVPPPNWYKMFPNGYNETNIPDISDWPQFQNWMRPAALATFNKLALRNDTNDLDIGVYQIDIGLHFPVLPYNGKKYIYITQRSVIGGKNDFLGISWMVGGAICFALGLALLIVNFIKPRKTGDVNLLSWNKEKVKRDEDSAAKSSGFSG; from the coding sequence ATGTCGACATATAACACCACTGAGCCAGTGGCTGGATTGGCAAACAACAGCATAGATGGTGAGGACAGAGACATCCACCAAACCCAAAACCAAACCCAAAACCATGCTGTGTTCGATGATCAACCTGATGATCGGTACGAGTATTCGGACTCTGCCTCAGAGGATGAGGCTTTGGATAAACCAAAGGAAAAGACAAGGAGACCTGCTGATAATGCATTTAGACAACAAAGGATGAAAGCTTATAACCCTGTCTTTACAGCAAAAACTGTGATCCCGGTATTGATTGGAATAGCTATAATTTTCGTGCCACTTGGTGCCGCAATGTGGTATGCCTCATACAAGATCCAAGAAATTACCATTGATTACAGTCAATGTGAGAACTTGGCCAATGAAAATTACTGGACTGATATTCCGCAAAACTATACAAGTTTTGACTATAGAAAGCTGTTCAATGATTATCAGCCTTCTTATAGTTGGAAATTGTCCACGGATAACTCGCAACaatttgaagatgaaagaCGTGTGTGTCAGATCCAATTCCAAGTCTTGCAGAGAATGAAAGGTCCTATTTACTTGTATTATCGCTTGCACAACTTCCATGCAAACCATCGTCGATTTGTCAAGTCATTCAGTGAGGATCAACTCAATGGTAAAGTGGCCAGTCTCGATGACATCAAGAATACTGTTGGCCAAAATTGCCAACCCTTATCTGATGTCGATGGTGTACGTATTTATCCATGTGGCTTAATTGCAAACAGTTTGTTCAATGATACTTATTCTACTGCTTTCGAAGCAGTCAATGGTACTAGCAGCTCTAAAACTTTGGAGCTTACTGTTAAGGGTACGAACTGGGCTACTGATAAGAATAGatttaaaaaaaccaaatataaCCATACACAGATTGTGCCACCGCCAAATTGGTACAAGATGTTCCCCAATGGCTACAATGAAACAAACATTCCTGATATTTCGGACTGGCcacaatttcaaaattggATGCGACCAGCTGCATTGGCTactttcaacaaattggCACTTCGTAACGATACGAATGATTTAGATATTGGCGTTTATCAAATCGATATTGGATTGCATTTCCCAGTATTACCTTACAATGGTAAAaaatacatttacattACTCAGAGGTCCGTTATTGGTGGCAAAAACGACTTTTTAGGCATCAGTTGGATGGTTGGTGGTGCAATTTGCTTTGCCTTGGGTTTGGCTTTGTTGATTGTTAATTTTATCAAGCCAAGAAAGACCGGTGATGTTAACTTGTTGAGTtggaacaaagaaaaggttAAAAGAGACGAGGATAGTGCTGCGAAATCGAGTGGATTTCTGGGGTAA
- the CDC15 gene encoding Protein kinase of the Mitotic Exit Network: MQTPVHHFSPLNDIGDFVVPVSRDQAGSKSNYDKKSALIEKFRENHDESNSLSELDWNEVKELSFSRFASMKPDAGQASPILSKNQNSLLQQTQPAISRIQNIPSSLSHSKPHNKQTQRSHLRLSENNLTIEHPDPLDDASFSLSPGPKKVLSKVSGFDPIQPPSLDRDAPKPLLSITPNSKKRITSVGVSLTPAQFNSNDTNLHNDREMLHNYEVGPLIGNGAFASVYRARNKLTGEVVAIKQIRLEQGQDVSAAMGEIDLLKILKHPNIVKYHGFAKNSTTFNLVLEFCEGGSLRQLYKRKGKGFSEAKVKYYVKGILHGLAYLHSQGVVHRDVKASNVLLTSSNDVKLADFGVAARENSQHHTVVGTPNWMAPETILGGDGLCTSSDIWSLGATIIELLTTNPPYHDLNPMAALHAIGTDEYPPLPKGISQALRDFLLECFQKQPNLRISAKLLLNHQWLLQDNNASTEKKLSLNNLKHQESKVPYSINSSSFDNKQGNAKQSVNQVAIIEAQAGDGKIKPQIHRTNLSKNDLLSKFQESENVDDILLNDLDMNTKVVKDFAVANFGDESKDKDPFLDIDVHDFDSNELEIQVKMEYLVTKLGRKLERIGGGGEQESGPSKAPFKYTSRSTLWSTSASTLASTAAALVKITGRMLHLIKKYPFSHDAFVRDHGVLNLLELLQLTQELSDQQQLWYHALSILNFIFESNIGQLENFCFLGGIPAVSHFRSSNFDVRVRLQVARFINCLIDSKQALSMFVSCGGLRLVSKFVEEDYDNIPSFQLTAVDSIYAVLMTDVSRSKSDLCRILSKHDVLFWFLVLLNRLTQKENRKQQISESSNNARTIQKIIDVVRCFSQSEVKVRTHIASADMFKLVIRIYQNISFQQQLALLKFLKSMSCIPEILEELYKADILEFLAGLLEQYGPSRPKYKDVMNLIAPVLYDCLYLNNDRMSEFLDMGTLPYLKSLAQMNLPFRQFILPIMCELVHCDSSVRANMKRHDILGLYHNLILDPYWQSNALESILHWSKVNPHYVRINGTTSVNCLTAGFIIPKVASVEAVLDVYLQLLSSNTNLVRSMLSPTVLKNILQKLESYVQSPVVQLSLLKILKCIVSFNSRDLKNRYNDFSILYVTIKEAMDNLASRRSSILIDEVAKEICFLVSTQSH, translated from the coding sequence ATGCAGACACCCGTCCATCATTTCTCACCATTGAATGATATTGGAGATTTTGTGGTACCCGTGCTGAGAGATCAAGCCGGCTCTAAATCAAACTACGACAAAAAGTCAGCTTTGATAGAAAAGTTTCGGGAAAATCATGATGAGTCAAATAGCTTAAGCGAGTTGGATTGGAATGAAGTCAAAgagctttctttttccaggTTTGCGAGTATGAAACCAGATGCCGGCCAAGCTTCACCTATTCTTTCgaaaaaccaaaactcaCTACTTCAACAAACTCAACCAGCTATATCAAGAATACAAAACATTCCATCTTCTTTACTGCATTCTAAGCCGCATAATAAACAAACTCAGAGGCTGCATCTTAGACTCTCGGAAAATAATTTGACTATTGAGCATCCAGATCCCCTAGATGATGCAAGTTTCAGTTTGTCGCCAGGTCCCAAAAAAGTTTTATCAAAAGTTTCTGGTTTTGATCCAATCCAACCACCATCCTTGGACAGAGATGCGCCAAAGCCCTTACTACTGATAACCCCTAACTCAAAGAAGCGAATAACCTCAGTTGGAGTGTCTTTGACTCCGGCACAGTTTAACCTGAATGATACAAACTTGCACAATGATCGAGAAATGCTTCATAATTATGAGGTAGGACCATTGATTGGAAATGGGGCTTTTGCTAGCGTTTATCGAGCACGAAACAAACTAACTGGGGAGGTCGTTGCGATAAAACAAATACGACTAGAGCAGGGCCAAGATGTATCTGCCGCAATGGGGGAAATAGACCTTTTAAAGATATTAAAGCACCCAAATATCGTGAAATACCATGGATTTGCTAAAAATTCAACAACATTCAACTTAGTATTGGAGTTTTGCGAAGGTGGGTCTTTAAGACAATTGTACAAGCGCAAAGGAAAAGGTTTTTCTGAAGCGAAAGTGAAATACTATGTCAAAGGTATATTGCATGGGCTAGCTTATTTACATAGCCAAGGTGTGGTTCATAGAGATGTTAAGGCAAGTAATGTGCTTTTGACAAGTTCAAACGATGTGAAATTGGCTGACTTTGGAGTCGCTGCGAGAGAGAATTCCCAGCACCATACAGTAGTTGGAACTCCAAATTGGATGGCGCCCGAAACAATACTTGGTGGAGACGGTTTATGTACTTCCTCTGATATTTGGTCGTTGGGAGCGACTATAATTGAATTACTAACAACAAATCCGCCATATCATGATTTGAACCCTATGGCTGCCCTCCACGCAATTGGAACAGACGAGTATCCGCCATTACCAAAAGGTATTTCCCAAGCTTTAAGGGATTTTTTGTTGGAATGTTTCCAAAAACAACCAAATTTGCGTATAAGTGCCAAGTTATTGTTGAACCATCAGTGGTTGTTGCAGGATAACAATGCAAGcacagaaaagaaattgagttTGAACAATTTAAAGCATCAAGAAAGTAAAGTACCATATCTGATAAACCTGTCTAGTTTTGACAACAAACAAGGCAATGCGAAACAAAGTGTCAATCAAGTAGCAATAATAGAAGCACAAGCAGGGGATGGAAAAATCAAACCACAAATACATCGTACAAATTTATCAAAGAACGACTTGCTTAGCAAGTTTCAAGAATCTGAAAATGTCGATGACATACTTTTAAACGATTTGGATATGAACACAAAAGTTGTTAAAGACTTTGCTGTGGCCAATTTCGGGGACGAAAGTAAGGATAAAGATCCCTTTTTAGACATTGATGTACatgattttgattcaaACGAGCTCGAAATACAGGTCAAAATGGAATACTTGGTTACTAAGCTCGGCCGAAAGTTGGAACGCATTGGTGGAGGCGGCGAACAAGAATCGGGACCATCTAAAGCGCCATTCAAATACACATCTAGGTCAACACTTTGGTCAACATCTGCATCTACACTAGCATCCACCGCAGCTGCTCTTGTGAAAATCACAGGACGAATGTTACACCTTATCAAGAAGTACCCATTTCTGCATGACGCATTTGTTAGAGATCATGGTGTTTTAAATTTGCTTGAATTATTGCAATTGACTCAAGAACTTTCTGATCAGCAACAACTATGGTACCACGCATTGTCGATACTCAACTTTATATTTGAGAGCAACATTGGCCAATTGGaaaacttttgttttttaggAGGAATACCAGCTGTTTCGCATTTCAGAAGCTCAAACTTTGATGTGAGAGTACGATTACAGGTTGCACGCTTTATCAACTGTCTCATTGATTCAAAACAAGCGCTCTCGATGTTTGTCTCGTGTGGCGGTCTTCGCTTAGTTTCAAAATTTGTCGAAGAAGATTACGATAATATACCGCTGTTCCAGCTCACTGCGGTAGACTCTATCTACGCCGTCTTGATGACCGATGTGAGCCGCTCCAAATCAGATCTTTGTCGTATATTGTCCAAGCATGATGTTTTATTCTGGTTCTTGGTATTGCTCAACCGGCTAAcccaaaaggaaaatagaaaacagCAAATTTCCGAGTCAAGTAATAACGCTCGCACTATTCAAAAGATTATTGATGTGGTTAGGTGCTTTAGCCAATCTGAAGTCAAAGTGAGGACCCATATTGCAAGTGCCGATATGTTCAAACTTGTAATACGGATATATCAAAACATCAGtttccaacaacaacttgcacTTCTCAAATTCTTAAAATCGATGTCATGTATACCTGAAATTCTAGAGGAATTGTATAAAGCAGACATTCTAGAATTTTTGGCTGGTTTACTTGAGCAGTACGGACCACTGAGACCCAAATATAAAGACGTGATGAACCTAATAGCCCCGGTGCTTTATGACTGTCTTTACTTGAATAATGACCGCATGAGTGAGTTCCTTGATATGGGCACGCTACCCTACTTGAAGAGTTTGGCACAGATGAATTTACCGTTTAGGCAATTTATTCTCCCCATTATGTGCGAACTTGTACATTGTGACAGTAGCGTTCGGGCAAATATGAAGAGGCACGATATACTTGGCTTGTACCACAATCTTATTCTCGATCCTTATTGGCAATCGAATGCATTGGAGTCTATATTACACTGGAGCAAAGTCAACCCTCATTATGTCCGGATCAATGGTACAACCTCTGTCAATTGTCTCACCGCTGGTTTTATCATACCGAAAGTAGCCAGTGTTGAAGCGGTTTTGGATGTTTACCTACAGCTATTGAGTTCAAATACCAACTTAGTACGAAGTATGTTGCTGCCAACAGTGCTAAAAAACATTTTACAGAAACTTGAACTGTATGTTCAAAGTCCCGTGGTGCAGTTGCTGCTTttaaaaatattgaaatgTATCGTATCTTTTAACTCAAGAGATTTAAAAAATCGCTACAATGACTTTTCAATCTTGTATGTTACAATTAAAGAAGCAATGGATAACCTTGCACTGCGAAGAAGTTCAATTTTAATAGATGAAGTTGCTAAAgagatttgttttttggtcTCAACTCAATCACACTAG
- the PEX2 gene encoding peroxisome assembly protein (Peroxin-2) produces the protein MNPISYPSSRVSQLDAGILDTELFSLLKDQVKSIFQLHETSGTNSYASHLSYSKHPELYSLLLNLLIFKLTVWKSEASYGSSLQNLKLTNVKNGQVIGLNKKGLLLAVVVGTYLYKRVETLLYQMDENEIEAEASGDYDSIRYKFKSFVVNNRNKVLTKIDDVLKIANLINFTMFLVNGKYSSIVHRLFGITETPLISDLLKFNGSNVNYEFQNRQLVWNVMTEFLVFLLPLLQVRKLRSTMGKLLSKGIRGNAVEGQKSSGNMSSSSSNSKFTRYRNLPLSECAICHDNNDKASRSGGRVFATAGPVTNPCITNCGHVYCYVCIATQFNIIKSSGDSVSCLRCDSKLEWFQEFEADEKAIDVDAIVVEQEDVENEGDSENNMAQISDEEDIQSLNSIKSDDDGDDDGDDDDNSSNPYLPEKSQSFSKLERRLSHRSSIFEKSEYSAESSENDDDDYSEEEEMEADETMF, from the coding sequence ATGAATCCCATTTCATACCCGTCTTCAAGAGTTTCCCAGCTTGATGCAGGGATTTTAGACACAGAGCTATTCTCATTGTTAAAAGACCAAGTGAAATCTATTTTCCAGCTTCATGAAACTAGCGGAACCAACTCCTATGCGAGTCATTTGTCTTATAGCAAACATCCTGAGTTGTACTCCTTGCTTTTGAACTTGTTGATATTCAAATTAACTGTATGGAAATCTGAAGCTTCTTATGGGTCgtctttgcaaaatttgaaaCTCACTAACGTCAAGAATGGGCAAGTTATAGGcttgaataaaaaagggcTCCTTCTAGCAGTGGTTGTAGGTACATACCTATACAAGAGGGTTGAAACGCTTCTATACCAAAtggatgaaaatgaaattgaggCAGAAGCTTCTGGAGACTACGACTCAATAAGATACAAGTTTAAAAGCTTTGTAGTCAACAATCGGAACAAGGTCTTGACAAAAATAGATGATGTACTCAAAATTGCcaatttgataaattttACCATGTTTCTTGTAAATGGTAAATACTCATCAATTGTTCATAGACTATTTGGCATCACTGAAACGCCTTTGATATCAGACTTGTTAAAATTTAATGGGAGTAATGTCAACTATGAGTTTCAAAATAGACAACTAGTGTGGAATGTTATGACGGAGTTCTTggtctttcttcttccgcTTTTGCAAGTGCGCAAGCTTAGAAGCACCATGGGCAAGCTTTTGAGTAAAGGGATCCGTGGAAACGCTGTTGAGGGCCAAAAAAGTAGTGGCAACATGtcctcttcatcgtcaAACAGCAAATTCACTCGGTACCGGAATCTACCATTACTGGAGTGCGCTATTTGTCACGACAACAATGACAAGGCGTCGCGTTCGGGAGGGAGAGTATTTGCCACTGCTGGACCTGTGACAAATCCTTGCATAACCAACTGTGGTCACGTTTACTGCTATGTATGTATCGCAACCCAATTTAACATTATCAAATCTAGCGGAGACAGTGTATCTTGTTTAAGGTGCGATAGTAAACTAGAGTGGTTCCAGGAATTTGAAGCAGACGAAAAAGCTATTGATGTAGATGCAATTGTTGTAGAGCAAGAGgatgttgaaaatgaaggaGATTCTGAGAACAATATGGCACAAATTTCTGATGAAGAGGATATACAAAGCTTAAACTCCATAAAAAGTGATGACGATGGAGATGACGATGGAGATGACGATGACAACAGTTCAAATCCATATTTACCAGAAAAGTCACAATCATTCAGTAAACTTGAAAGAAGATTAAGCCATCGCCTGTCAATATTTGAGAAAAGTGAATACTCCGCTGAACTGAGTGAAaatgatgacgacgatTATAgtgaagaggaagagatgGAAGCAGATGAAACAATGTTCTAG
- the puf6 gene encoding Pumilio y domain member 6, whose product MGNKNKGAKRQLENAVSEQNTLKRSKQNNGSKKLPSPPSEDEIVSEENSEVSSEDDLSISEGGDDDDDDEDDEEDDELDELDDLDDNEAEGRDDDEDEDEDNDKDSEDNDKPVDPNKKTSKEQHSEQRKLLGERKLQRKAGAQVQEIKRIWEKLRVTKPAPTKQQRDKLCDEMWELSEDVINDLVLKHDASRVVQTLIKYSSKERRDKIVNALKGSFYQLATSAYGKYLLIKILHYGSKESRALVVNELHGKLRKLMRHREGAYVVEDLFVLYSTAEQKQQMIREFWGSEYAVFKESGKGKTVLEVTNESSEKKQLIMHNLFGTIKASVEKGSTGFQILHAAMKEYVTILAADLDTNDSAIREFIDLLSEQFAELVHTQEGSEVACTLLAMANAKERKGLVKSLKTHQNELIKNEYGNLVLIALFMTVDDTVLTYKSFGGEMFTPELLPELIQDKFSRRPILYILKGLDGRYFAPNVKQSLSRYEELAYKKTSKKDKKVKRNELLNKSIEPIYKALQPSLEDSALASLLSNNMAAQFISELILTTTENEKVNTELRPELLKAIIKNAIQGDVLEDYHLLNKARFTTRLIKALVQGSEYKFDNDTKKVVEVEDSVNIPGTGAQFAEEIADVIVQSGKSAEWTSGQPAFVFVSVLEVLLLAKSKHAEALKKELKKHKKKMSKEEDKGSKLLLEFI is encoded by the coding sequence ATGGGTAACAAGAATAAAGGTGCCAAGCGTCAGTTGGAAAATGCTGTATCAGAGCAGAACACGTTAAAGAGAtccaaacaaaacaacggCAGTAAAAAATTACCTTCACCACCATCAGAAGATGAGATTGTTCTGGAAGAAAACAGTGAAGTCTCGAGCGAGGATGATTTATCAATAAGTGAGGGAggcgatgatgatgatgatgacgaggaTGATGAGGAAGATGACGAGCTTGATGAGCTTGACGACCTCGATGATAATGAGGCCGAAGGGAGGGATGACGACGAAGACGAGGACGAGGACAACGACAAGGATTCTGAAGATAACGACAAGCCAGTTGAcccaaataaaaaaacatcaaaagAACAGCATTCggaacaaagaaaattacttggagaaagaaagctacaaagaaaagcagGTGCACAAGTGCAGGAAATCAAGAGAATTTGGGAGAAATTGAGAGTCACAAAACCTGCGCCCACCAAACAACAACGTGATAAATTGTGTGACGAGATGTGGGAATTATCCGAAGATGTCATCAACGACTTGGTCTTGAAACACGATGCCTCAAGAGTTGTACAAACCTTGATCAAATACTCAtcaaaggaaagaagagacAAAATCGTTAATGCATTGAAAGGTTCTTTTTACCAATTGGCAACTTCGGCATACGGAAAGTACTTACTCATTAAGATATTACACTATGGATCAAAGGAGTCTAGAGCCTTGGTGGTAAATGAATTACATGGTAAATTAAGAAAATTAATGAGACACAGAGAAGGTGCTTACGTTGTCGAGGatctctttgttctttattcAACTGCGGAACAGAAGCAACAGATGATTAGAGAATTCTGGGGTAGTGAATATGCCGTATTCAAGGAATCAGGAAAGGGTAAAACCGTACTTGAAGTCACAAACGAATCTTCTGAGAAGAAACAGTTAATTATGCACAACTTGTTTGGTACCATCAAAGCATCTGTAGAGAAAGGATCCACCGGGTTTCAAATCTTGCATGCTGCTATGAAGGAATATGTCACAATCTTAGCTGCCGATCTTGACACAAATGACTCAGCAATAAGAGAATTCATCGACCTTTTGAGTGAACAATTTGCCGAGTTGGTTCACACACAAGAAGGTTCCGAAGTTGCATGCACTTTATTAGCTATGGCCAATGCAAAAGAGAGGAAAGGGTTAGTCAAATCGTTAAAGACACATCAAAATGAGCTTATCAAAAACGAGTACGGAAACTTGGTGCTTATTGCGCTTTTCATGACAGTTGACGATACTGTGCTTACTTATAAATCATTTGGAGGTGAAATGTTCACTCCAGAGTTATTGCCTGAGTTGATACAAGATAAATTCTCGAGAAGACCCATTCTTTACATATTGAAAGGGTTGGATGGAAGATATTTCGCTCCAAATGTTAAACAGTCTTTGCTGAGGTATGAAGAGTTGGCATATAAGAAGACTTCAAAGAAGgataaaaaagtaaagcGAAATGAATTGCTTAACAAATCCATAGAGCCAATTTACAAGGCATTACAGCCATCGTTGGAAGATTCAGCTCTTGCTTCCCTTTTGTCGAATAATATGGCTGCGCAATTTATTTCAGAGCTTATTTTGACTACTAcagagaatgaaaaagtgAACACCGAATTGAGACCTGAATTGCTCAAAGCAATCATCAAGAATGCTATACAAGGGGATGTCTTGGAGGATTATCATTTGCTCAATAAAGCACGTTTTACCACTAGGCTTATCAAAGCACTCGTCCAGGGTAGTGAATACAAGTTTGATAATGATACCAAGAAAGtagttgaagttgaagattCTGTTAATATCCCAGGAACTGGAGCACAGTTTGCCGAGGAAATAGCCGATGTAATTGTTCAAAGTGGCAAGAGCGCAGAATGGACAAGTGGACAACCagcatttgtttttgtttctgtgcTTGAAGTTTTGCTCTTGGCAAAGTCTAAGCATGCCGAAGCGTtgaaaaaggaattgaagaagcacaagaagaaaatgcTGAAAGAAGAGGACAAAGGTTCAAAGCTTCTTTTGGaatttatttaa
- the QOR1_2 gene encoding quinone oxidoreductase, with protein sequence MSTTIPKLATQVVLHQPPTGFIRSGFGQPDSTFAIHETEIPGLQNGQLLIEILLISNDPTQRGWIRSKHSGIRHYAPAIEVGAPMESYALGKVIESKSEKYQQGDIVTGKFYWADFAIVEENRVFNKTQPDLKVPLEYYLSILGMTSWTALLGLTEAGGLKKYLTEKPQKLVVLVSAASGATGSVVVQVAKHLLGATKVIGITGSDEKCQWVNSLGADFSVNYKDSNYQEKLDKYLGDELVDVYFDNVGGSILNYALTKMAKYGTVISCGSIATYNGAEQANVSNWREITVNSLTVKGFIVTDYYAQIPEAVQILTKAVKEGKLRTKDAYHVETLSGNDLSARLEQIPKIWDQLFSGEKPNGKLLTKLK encoded by the coding sequence ATGTCAACTACTATTCCTAAATTAGCTACTCAAGTTGTTCTCCATCAACCACCCACAGGGTTCATTCGTTCTGGTTTTGGTCAACCTGATTCAACATTTGCAATCCATGAGACTGAGATTCCCGGGTTGCAGAATGGACAACTTTTGATAGAAATATTGTTGATCTCAAATGATCCAACACAAAGGGGTTGGATCAGAAGTAAACATAGTGGAATTAGGCATTACGCTCCAGCCATTGAGGTTGGCGCCCCTATGGAGTCGTACGCTTTGGGAAAGGTAATTGAGAGTAAGTCTGAAAAGTATCAACAGGGTGACATTGTGACGGGTAAATTCTACTGGGCTGATTTTGctattgttgaagaaaatagGGTATTTAACAAAACACAACCTGATTTAAAAGTTCCACTAGAATACTATCTTTCGATATTGGGAATGACGTCTTGGACAGCATTACTTGGGCTTACCGAAGCTGGTGGTTTAAAGAAATACTTGACGGAGAAGCCTCAAAAATTAGTAGTGTTGGTTAGTGCTGCATCCGGAGCCACGGGTTCAGTTGTTGTCCAGGTTGCAAAACACTTGTTGGGTGCTACCAAGGTTATTGGTATTACAGGTTCTGATGAAAAATGTCAATGGGTAAACAGTTTAGGAGCAGATTTCAGCGTAAATTACAAAGACTCCAATTATCAAGAGAAGCTTGATAAGTATTTGGGAGATGAATTGGTTGATGTTTATTTCGATAATGTGGGCGGCCTGATCTTGAACTATGCTTTAACAAAGATGGCTAAATACGGAACTGTTATTTCTTGTGGCTCTATTGCAACTTACAATGGTGCCGAACAAGCAAATGTCAGCAACTGGCGTGAAATTACAGTGAACTCCTTAACTGTGAAAGGGTTTATTGTTACTGACTATTATGCCCAAATTCCAGAAGCGGTGCAAATTCTCACAAAAGCAGTGAAGGAAGGTAAACTCAGAACAAAAGATGCATACCATGTAGAAACCTTGTCAGGGAATGATTTGTCAGCAAGGTTGGAGCAAATTCCAAAGATCTGGGATCAATTGTTTTCGGGAGAAAAGCCAAACGGGAAATTGCTCACAAAACTCAAGTGA
- the WHS11 gene encoding White colony protein whs11 has translation MVNCHNLGRQNIGDKVESAVKPDSQKSTGESLKDTVAGKVDDFAGKGQSDKDKSWTQKASDAVFGESK, from the exons ATGGTAAA CTGCCACA ACTTAGGAAGACAAAACATCGGAGACAAAGTTGAATCAGCTGTTAAGCCAGATTCTCAAAAATCTACAGGTGAGAGCTTGAAGGATACTGTTGCTGGAAAGGTTGATGACTTTGCTGGTAAAGGTCAATCAGACAAGGACAAGTCTTGGACCCAAAAGGCTTCTGATGCAGTCTTTGGTGAATCTAAATAA
- the QOR1_1 gene encoding quinone oxidoreductase encodes MSLPTKTVQVIFENLPKGEVVTDVSKSDSTFKVKETTLDTNLKEGELLVKALYFSNDPTQRTWLRKNGNNARSYLPPVYEGNVMQSFGLAEVVESKSSNFTKGDVVNAKIPWADYAVISDALVFNKIDKSADVPLPYYLSVLGMTSLTAFFGLTEVGGLKKYLDEKPKELTVCVSAASGAVGSTVVQLAKHLLGATKVIGISGSDEKCKWVESLGADLCVNYKDEDYQDKIVKFLDGGFIDVYFDNVGGKILSFVLTHMSKFGRVAACGAISGYNNPEAAKVDTWFTIITTCLTVQGFLVFNYKDQFPEAVKILTKALKEKKLNVGKDAINVESLEGADTKEKFAEIPRIWNQLFDGEKPTGKLIIKAD; translated from the coding sequence ATGTCATtaccaacaaaaacagtACAAGTCATTTTTGAGAACCTCCCTAAGGGCGAGGTTGTTACTGATGTCTCTAAATCCGACTCCACTTTTAAGGTCAAGGAGACTACATTGGACACAAACTTGAAGGAGGGCGAATTGCTTGTTAAAGCATTGTACTTTTCCAACGATCCAACTCAAAGAACATGGTTAAGAAAAAACGGCAACAATGCCAGAAGCTACTTGCCACCAGTGTATGAGGGGAACGTTATGCAATCGTTTGGACTTGCTGAAGTTGTTGAGTCCAAGTCGTCAAATTTCACTAAAGGTGACGTTGTCAATGCCAAAATTCCATGGGCTGATTATGCAGTGATCTCCGATGCCTTGGTATTCAACAAGATTGACAAATCTGCTGATGTTCCATTACCATATTACTTGTCTGTCTTGGGAATGACTTCATTAACTGCATTCTTTGGTTTGACAGAAGTTGGTGGATTAAAGAAATACTTGGACGAGAAACCAAAAGAGTTGACCGTGTGTGTGTCGGCAGCTTCTGGTGCTGTTGGTTCTACAGTTGTACAATTGGCCAAGCACTTGTTGGGTGCAACCAAGGTTATTGGTATTTCCGGTAGTGACGAAAAATGTAAGTGGGTTGAGTCCTTGGGTGCGGACTTGTGTGTCAACTACAAGGACGAAGATTACCAGGACAAGATTGTTAAATTCTTGGATGGTGGTTTCATTGATGTCTACTTTGACAATGTTGGTGGTAAGATTttgagttttgttttgaccCACATGAGCAAATTCGGTAGAGTTGCTGCTTGCGGTGCAATCTCTGGATACAACAACCCCGAGGCAGCAAAGGTTGACACCTGGTTCACAATCATCACCACTTGTCTTACTGTACAAGGGTTCcttgttttcaattatAAAGATCAATTCCCTGAGGCTGTAAAGATCTTGACCAAGGCgttgaaggaaaagaaactcAATGTCGGAAAGGATGCCATCAATGTAGAATCTTTAGAAGGTGCTGATACCAAGGAAAAATTTGCTGAAATCCCAAGAATCTGGAACCAGCTTTTCGATGGAGAAAAACCAACTGGAAAGCTTATCATTAAAGCAGATTAA